The DNA region CGGCGTGCTCAAGGGTAACCCCGGCGGCACCGAGGCCGCGATGCGCTACATCGCCGCCACGCAGGACCCAGAGCGTCAGGTGGTCCTGTTCCAGATGCTCGGCAACGCGCCGTCGAACCCGGCGGCCGATGCGCTGATCCCCGAGGACGAGCGCCGCTTCAACGCGATGGACCCCGAGAACAGGCCGAAACAGATCGCTCTGGACACCGACTGGTACGAAGAAAACTACGGCGCCGCGCTCGACGCCTATCTTCAGATCATCTCGGCCTGATCAACGCCTCCGCCTGATTTTCAACGACCGCCGCCCTTGACCCGGGCGGCGGACCGGAGACCCCATGCGCGCCTTTCTCTTTCTCATATGTCCCGTGCTGCTGTTCCTCGGTGTCAGCTACCTGCTGCCGTTTCTGGGGATCGTGCAGCTGAGCTTCACCGACCCTGATCCAGGGCTGGCCCAGTACAGCCGTGTGCTGACCGAGGATCTACCCACTGGCGTAATCTGGCGGACCCTGCGCCTGTGCGTGTTGGTCACCGCCGTGTCGGTGAGCTGCGCCTACGTCATCACACTGCTCTGGGTGCGGGGCTCGCCGCTGGTGCGCTCGATCACCGAGCTTTGCATCATGATCCCGTTCTGGATCTCGGTGCTCAGCCGCGCGTTCGGGTGGTTGTCGATGTTGTCCAACCGTGGCCTGCTGAACACCTGGCTGCAGGATATGGGCCTGATCGACAGCGCCATCCAGATGACCCGCAACGAGTTTGCCGTGGTCGTCGGTATGTCGCACTACCTGATCCCTTTCGCGGTCTTCCCGCTCGCCACGGCCATGCGCAACGTGGATGAACGCGTGCTGACCGCCGCCGACGGCATGGGCGCCTCGCGGCTGCGGATCTTCTGGCAGATTTTCCTGCCGATGACCTCCAGCGGCATCCTAGGCGCGACCTTGCTCGTTTTCGTCTTCTCCATCGGTTTCTACGTGACGCCCGCGCTGCTGGGCGGCGGACAGTCGGTGCTGGTGGCAGAACTGATCTATCTCTGGATCTTCCAGATCCCGCAATGGGGCATGGCCGCCGCGATGAGCGTGGTGCTGATGCTCGGGGTCGGGGGCATCCTCTACGTGCTGATGCGCCGCTACGGGGAGATGGCGAAATGAACAGGCTTCGTCCCGGCGTCATCGCCACGCTCCTCTCGGGCCTCGTCGCGGTCTTCCTGCTGATGCCGCTGATCGCGGTGATCCCGGTCAGCTTCACTTCGCGGCGTTACCTTTCGCTGCCGGATGGCGACTGGTCCTGGCGGCATTACGCCGCGCTCTTCGAAGACGCAGAGTGGGGCCAGAGCCTTCTGACATCGGTGCAGGTCGGCCTTTTGGCCAGCTTCCTAGCGGTGGCGCTGGCGGCGGCCTTCTGCATCGGCATCTGGATGCTGCGCCCTCGCGGTGCGGGGTTGATGACCGGCTTCGTGCTGCTGCCGATGGTGGCACCGCCCGTGGTGTCTTCGCTGACGCTGTATTTCTTCCTCAACAAGATGGCCCGCTGGAACGACATCATCGCCTACGACAAGCTCGGCGGCGTAGTGCTGGCGCACATGGTCATGGTCGTGCCATACGCGGTGGTGGTGATCATGGTCTCGCTCAGCCAGCTCGACCGGCGTATGGACCTTGCCGCCCAGTCGATGGGGGCCAACGTACCGACCCGCGTCTTCGGGGTCATCCTGCCCAACATCCGCTTCGGCCTGATCGGCGCGTTCTTCCTGTGCTTCCTGCTCAGCTGGGACGAGATCGGCGTGACGCTCTTCATCACTTCGGTCGAGACGATCACCCTGCCGCGCCGCATGTGGATGGGACTGCGTGACAACGTCGATCCTTCGATCGCCGCGCTTTCGGTGCTGCTGATCTGCGTGGTGACCCTGCTGGTCGCCGTCCGCGCCGCGATGCTGATGCGCAAGGAACGCTCGCGCTGATCCCGCCCCATTCCCGCGCCGGCAGCCCCGGCGCGGACCGAACCCACCCCGGACCTTCCGCACAAAAGAAAAGTGTGACTCATGCATTTTGGACTGACTGAAGAACAGGAGATGATCGTCTCCACCGTCCGTAGTTTCGTCGAGAAGGAGATCTACCCACACGAGTCGCTGGTCGAGCGCACCGGAGAGGTGCCCGCCGAGATCGCGCAGAACATCAAGCAGAAGTGCCTCGATCTGGGCTTTTACGCCTCGAACTTTCCCGAGAGCGTCGGCGGCCCGGGCCTGTCCCACGTCGATTTTGCGCTGGTCGAGCGCGAGCTTGGCCGCGGCTCGATGGCGCTTACCCATTTCTTCGGGCGCCCGCAGAACATCCTGATGGCCTGCAAGGGTGACCAGGTCGAGAAGTACCTGATGCCCGCAGTGCGCGGCGAGAAGATGGATGCGCTCGCGATGACCGAACCCGATGCCGGCTCGGACGTGCGGGGCATGAAATGCTCGGCCGTGCGCGACGGTGGCGACTGGGTGGTGAACGGCTCCAAGCACTTCATCTCCGGCGCAGAGCACGCGGACTTTGTCATCGTCTTCGTCGCCACCGGCGTCGACGAGACACCGCGCGGACCGAAAAAGCGCATCACTTGCTTCCTCGTAGACCGCGGAACGCCGGGCTTCGAGATCGCCCGTGGCTACAACTCGGTGTCGCACCGCGGCTACCAGAACTCGATCCTCTATTTCGACAACTGCCGTCTGTCGGACGCTCAGGTGCTGGGCGAGGTCGATGGCGGCTTCGATGTGATGAACGAGTGGCTCTATGCCACGCGTATCACCGTTGCGACCAACTCCGTCGGTCGGGCGCGCCGGGTCTATGACCATGCGGTGCAGTATGCCGCCGAGCGCAAGCAGTTCGGACAGCCCATCGGCAAGTACCAGGGCGTGAGCTTCCAGATCGCCGACATGATCACCGAGATCGACGCCGCCGACTGGCTGACCCTCGCCTCCGCCTGGCGTCTCGACCAGGGGCTGCCCGCAAACCGCGAGATCGCGTCGGCCAAGCTCTATGCCTCGGAAATGCTCGCCCGCGTCACCGATGCGGCGTTGCAGATCCACGGCGGCATGGGTCTGATGGACGAACTGCCGATCGAACGCTTCTGGCGCGACGCGCGGGTGGAGCGCATCTGGGACGGCACGTCCGAGATCCAGCGCCACATCATCAGCCGGGAGATTTTCCGGCCGCTGGGAGCCTGAGCCATGTCGCCACTGGGCCGGTTCTTCTCGCCGAAGGCCGTCACCGTGATCGGTGGCGGCACATGGTGCGAGGCGGTGGTGCGCCAGTGCCGTGCCACCGGCTTCACCGGGCCGATATGGCCCGTGCATCCGAAGAAATCCGAGGTCGGAGGGTTGCCCGCCTATCCGGACCTCGCCTCCTTGCCGGACGTGCCCGACGCGGCCTTCATCGGCGTCAACCGGGAGCTGACGGTGACCATGGCGCGCGAGCTCTCAGCCATGGGATGCGGTGGTGCGGTCTGTTTCGCCGCCGGCTTCTCGGAGGCGGTTTCCGAGCTTGTCGATGGCGACGCGCTTCAGGCGCAGCTGGTAGAGGCGGCCGGAGAGATGCGGGTTCTGGGGCCGAATTGCTATGGCATCGTCAATGCGCTGGACGGCATGGCGCTCTGGCCCGATCGGCACGGCATGTCGCGGGTCGAGACCGGCGTGGCGGTGATCGGCCAGTCCTCCAACGTGCTCATCAACCTGACCATGCAGCGGCGCGGCTTGCCGCTCGCCACCGTGGTCGCGGCCGGCAATCAGGCGCAAACCTCGATGTCGGATCTCGGGATTGCGCTGCTTGAAGATCCGCGCATCACCGCGCTCGGCCTGCACATCGAAGGGATCAGCGATCTGCCTGCCTTCGAGGCGCTGGCCGGCCGTGCCGCCGAACTGGGCAAGCCGATCGTCGCTCTGCGTGTCGGTGCGTCCGAGCAAGCGCAGGCTGCGGCAGTGTCGCACACGGCCTCGCTCACCGGCTCGGACGCGGGTGCTCGGGCGCTCTTGCGGCGGCTGGACATCGCACAGGTAGACACGCCGACCGAGCTGATCGAGACGCTGAAGATCCTGCATGTCACCGGCGGACTGCGCTCTGCGAGGATTGCTTCGGCCTCCTGTTCCGGAGGCGAGGCGTCGTTGATGGCGGATATGGGCGAAATCGCGGGGGTCACCTACCCGGCGCTGACCGATACACAGAAAACCGGCCTGCGCGCGGCGCTCGGGCCCAAGGTCGCGCTCGCCAATCCGCTGGATTACAATACCTATATCTGGGGCGATGAAGAGGCGCTGACGGCGACCTTCACGGCGCTTTGCACAGCGGAGCTCGGGCTTGGCTGCGTCGTGGTGGACTATCCCCGCGACGACCGTTTCGAGGCGCCCGATTACGATCAGGTCCTGCGTGCCGTTGCGAAGACCCGCGAGATGACGGGCACGCCGATGGCGCTGGTCTCGCTGCTTTCCGAGGGGCTGCCGGAGCCGGTGGCGATGAAGGCGCTCGAGATGGGTATCGTCCCGCTTTGTGGCATGGGGGACGCGCTGCGTGCGATCCGGGCTGCCGTTACCGGGCCGGGACGGAGCAATGCGCGTGCCGATCCCGTGACTCTGCCGGTGAATGGCCGCGGCGCGGCGCGGGTGTTCTCCGAGGCCGAGGCCAAGGCGCTGTTGCAAGGCTTCGGTGTGCGCGTTCCCGGGTCGGGGCGCGCCGGTGAGGCCGACAAGGCCGCGGAGACCGCAACGCGGATCGGCTTCCCGGTGGTGCTCAAGGGCGAGGGCATCGCCCACAAGACCGAAGCCGGGGCCGTGGTGCTGAACCTTTCCAGCGCGCAGGCGGTTACCGAGGCCGCCGCGAAGATGCCCGCCGAGAACTTCCTCGTCGAGGAGATGATCACCGGCACCGTGGCCGAACTGATCATCGGCGTCACGCGCGATCAGGCGCACGGCTTCGTGCTGACGCTGGGGCTGGGCGGCATCCTGACCGAGCTGATCCGCGACACCGCCTCGGTGCTGATCCCTGCCGCACGCGAGGACATCGCGGCGGCGCTGCATAGCCTTCGCACCGCGCCTCTGCTGACCGGCTACCGGGGCCGTCCCGGTGCCGATATCGAGGCGGTGATCGACACGGCCATGGCGCTGCAACAGCTGGTGCAGCAGCACGCCGGTGCTCTGCACGAAATCGAAATCAACCCGCTCATCTGCCGCGCGACGGACGCGGTGGCGGCGGATGCCCTGATCAGGATGGAAGAATGACCCAGAACGTTCTAACCGAGCGCCGCGGCGCGGTGCTCGAAGTCACGCTGAACCGGCCCAAGGCCAATGCCATCGACATGGCGACCTCACGAGAGCTGGGCGAGATCTTCACCGATTTCCGCGACGACCCCGAGCTGCGCGTGGCGATCCTCACCGCGCAGGGCGAGAAGTTCTTCTGCCCCGGCTGGGACCTCAAGGCCGCCGCCGAGGGCGAGGGAGCCGACGGCGACTATGGCAAGGGCGGCTTCGGCGGGTTGCAGGAGCTGCGTGGCCTCAACAAGCCGGTGATCGCCGCCGTGAACGGCATCGCCTGCGGCGGCGGGCTGGAGCTTGCGATCGGTGCCGACATCATCCTTGCCGCGGATCACGCCAGCTTTGCCCTGCCGGAGATCAATTCGGGCACCGTGGCCGATGCGGCGACGCTGAGGCTGCCCAAGCGCATTCCCTATCACATCGCCATGGAGCTGCTCTTCACCGGGCGCTGGTTCGACGTCGAGGAAGCGCATCGCTGGGGGCTGGTCAACCGCATCGTCCCCGCCGCCGATCTCATGTCCGAGGCCCGCAAGATGGCCGACGAGCTGGCCGCCGGTCCGCCGCTGGTCTTTGCCGCGATCAAGGAGATCGCGCGCGAGGCGGAGAACATGAAGTTTCAGGACGCACTCAACCGCATCAACGCCAGCCAGTTCGAGACGGTGGAAAAGCTCTACCGCTCCGAGGACCAGAAGGAAGGCGCACGCGCCTTCGCCGAAAAACGAGATCCGGTCTGGAAGGGCCGGTAAGGAGATCAGATGACCCTGCAAATGAACCGCAAGCCCTTCATCACCGCCGCCATCACCGGAGCGGGGGCCACGCAGGACAAGAGCCGGCTCGTGCCGCGCTCGCCGAAAGAGATCGCCGACGCCGCCATCGAT from Palleronia sp. LCG004 includes:
- a CDS encoding ABC transporter permease, producing the protein MRAFLFLICPVLLFLGVSYLLPFLGIVQLSFTDPDPGLAQYSRVLTEDLPTGVIWRTLRLCVLVTAVSVSCAYVITLLWVRGSPLVRSITELCIMIPFWISVLSRAFGWLSMLSNRGLLNTWLQDMGLIDSAIQMTRNEFAVVVGMSHYLIPFAVFPLATAMRNVDERVLTAADGMGASRLRIFWQIFLPMTSSGILGATLLVFVFSIGFYVTPALLGGGQSVLVAELIYLWIFQIPQWGMAAAMSVVLMLGVGGILYVLMRRYGEMAK
- a CDS encoding ABC transporter permease; its protein translation is MNRLRPGVIATLLSGLVAVFLLMPLIAVIPVSFTSRRYLSLPDGDWSWRHYAALFEDAEWGQSLLTSVQVGLLASFLAVALAAAFCIGIWMLRPRGAGLMTGFVLLPMVAPPVVSSLTLYFFLNKMARWNDIIAYDKLGGVVLAHMVMVVPYAVVVIMVSLSQLDRRMDLAAQSMGANVPTRVFGVILPNIRFGLIGAFFLCFLLSWDEIGVTLFITSVETITLPRRMWMGLRDNVDPSIAALSVLLICVVTLLVAVRAAMLMRKERSR
- a CDS encoding acyl-CoA dehydrogenase family protein; this encodes MHFGLTEEQEMIVSTVRSFVEKEIYPHESLVERTGEVPAEIAQNIKQKCLDLGFYASNFPESVGGPGLSHVDFALVERELGRGSMALTHFFGRPQNILMACKGDQVEKYLMPAVRGEKMDALAMTEPDAGSDVRGMKCSAVRDGGDWVVNGSKHFISGAEHADFVIVFVATGVDETPRGPKKRITCFLVDRGTPGFEIARGYNSVSHRGYQNSILYFDNCRLSDAQVLGEVDGGFDVMNEWLYATRITVATNSVGRARRVYDHAVQYAAERKQFGQPIGKYQGVSFQIADMITEIDAADWLTLASAWRLDQGLPANREIASAKLYASEMLARVTDAALQIHGGMGLMDELPIERFWRDARVERIWDGTSEIQRHIISREIFRPLGA
- a CDS encoding acetate--CoA ligase family protein; amino-acid sequence: MSPLGRFFSPKAVTVIGGGTWCEAVVRQCRATGFTGPIWPVHPKKSEVGGLPAYPDLASLPDVPDAAFIGVNRELTVTMARELSAMGCGGAVCFAAGFSEAVSELVDGDALQAQLVEAAGEMRVLGPNCYGIVNALDGMALWPDRHGMSRVETGVAVIGQSSNVLINLTMQRRGLPLATVVAAGNQAQTSMSDLGIALLEDPRITALGLHIEGISDLPAFEALAGRAAELGKPIVALRVGASEQAQAAAVSHTASLTGSDAGARALLRRLDIAQVDTPTELIETLKILHVTGGLRSARIASASCSGGEASLMADMGEIAGVTYPALTDTQKTGLRAALGPKVALANPLDYNTYIWGDEEALTATFTALCTAELGLGCVVVDYPRDDRFEAPDYDQVLRAVAKTREMTGTPMALVSLLSEGLPEPVAMKALEMGIVPLCGMGDALRAIRAAVTGPGRSNARADPVTLPVNGRGAARVFSEAEAKALLQGFGVRVPGSGRAGEADKAAETATRIGFPVVLKGEGIAHKTEAGAVVLNLSSAQAVTEAAAKMPAENFLVEEMITGTVAELIIGVTRDQAHGFVLTLGLGGILTELIRDTASVLIPAAREDIAAALHSLRTAPLLTGYRGRPGADIEAVIDTAMALQQLVQQHAGALHEIEINPLICRATDAVAADALIRMEE
- a CDS encoding carnitinyl-CoA dehydratase; its protein translation is MTQNVLTERRGAVLEVTLNRPKANAIDMATSRELGEIFTDFRDDPELRVAILTAQGEKFFCPGWDLKAAAEGEGADGDYGKGGFGGLQELRGLNKPVIAAVNGIACGGGLELAIGADIILAADHASFALPEINSGTVADAATLRLPKRIPYHIAMELLFTGRWFDVEEAHRWGLVNRIVPAADLMSEARKMADELAAGPPLVFAAIKEIAREAENMKFQDALNRINASQFETVEKLYRSEDQKEGARAFAEKRDPVWKGR